TGTCGGACGCCAAGCTGGCCGAGTTCGAGCAGAAGTTCGGCACCCCGGTGATCCACGTGCCCACCGCCCTCGGCGCCGTGGTGCCCACCTACTACCTTCCGGGCGTGACCCGGCCCCTCAACTTTTCCGGCCCCGTGCTCGCCGACATCTTCCTCGGCAAAATCCGCAAGTGGAACGACCCCGCCCTCGCCAAGCTGAACCCCGGCGTCAAGCTGCCGCCGCTGCCCATCACCGTGGTCCGCCGCTCCGATGGCTCGGGCACCACCTACATCTGGACCGAGTACCTGGCTAAGGTCTCGCCCGAGTGGAAGGCCAAGGTGGGCGTGGGCAAGAGCGTCGCCTGGCCCACCGGCCTCGGGGGCAAGGGCAACGAGGGCGTGGCCGGGCTGGTGCGCCAGACCCCGGGGGCGATCGGCTACAACGAGCTGGTCTACGCGGTGCAGAACAAGATCGCCTATGGTGCGGTGCAGAACCGCGCCGGTAAGTTCGTCCTCGCCGACCTGGCCTCGGTCCGCGCCGCCGGCGAGCTGGCGGACTTCCCGGCCGACACCCGGGTCTCGATCACCGACACCCCCGCGCCCGACGGCTACCCCATTGCCAGCTTCACCTGGATCCTGGTCTACCGCGACCTCGACAAGGACCGCGCGGTCAAGTCCGCCGCCGAGGCGAAGGCGCTCGCGGCCCTGCTCGACTGGATCGTTCACGACGGCCAGCGCTACAACGAGGCGCTGCACTACGCGGCGCTGCCCGAGGTGGCCGTGCGCGCGACCGAAGCCAACCTGAAGACACTGCGCTACCGCGGCGAGCCGGTGGCGGCGAAGTAGAATCGTAGCCGACCGCGCCCCGCTGCGGTAACGCCGCGGCGGGGCTCCCAGGGAGGAACGCGTGCGAAGCCGCTGGTACGGAAAACTGGGCGACCGGGCCTTCACCGCCCTACTCGTGGGGCTGGGGCTCGCGGTGATGCTCGTCGCCGTTTTGCTGGCCTGGGAGCTGGCCTCGGGCGGCGCGGAAGCCTTCCGCACCTTCGGCTTCTGGGGGTTCGCCGCGGGCCGCGCCTGGAACGCGGTGGCGGGGCAGTTCGGAGCCTGGCCCTTCCTGCTCGGCACCGTGATCACCAGCGCCGCCGCCCTGACGCTGGCCTTCCTGCCGGCGCTGGCCGCGGCGATCGCCGTCGCCGAGTACGCCCCGCGCTGGCTCGCCGAGGTCGTGGCCTACCTGATCGACCTGCTGGCGGCGCTGCCGAGCGTCGTCTACGGGCTGTGGGGCATCTTCGTCCTGGTGCCCCTGGTGCGCGACCACGTGGAGCAGCCCCTCTTCCTCTGGAGCGCGGAACACGCGCCCGCCCTCATGGGGGTGCTCGGGCCGCCCACGGGCATCGGCATGCTCTCGGCGGTGCTGGTGCTGGCGCTGATGATCGTGCCCTACGCCTCCTCGCTGGCGCGCGACGCCATCCGCCTGGTGCCGCGCGACCAGCGTGAGGCCATGTACGCCCTCGGCGCGACCCGCTGGGAGGTGGTGCGGCGGGTGGTGTTGCCCTACGCGCGCGGGGGCATCTTCGCGGGCGTGGTCCTGGCGCTGGCACGCGCCATCGGCGAGACGATGGCCGTGACCATGCTGATCGGTAACTCCGGGCAGCTGCCCTACAGCGTCTTCGGGCCTGCGGCGACGATGGCCAGCCTGATCGCCAACGAGTTCGCCGAGGCCGAAGGCGGGCTGCAGCTCGCCAGCCTGCTGGCCGTCGGCTTTCTGCTGCTGCTGCTTTCGCTGGTCGTCAACCTGATCGCCGACTTCATCCTGCGGCGGATGAGCGTGGGGGAGGGGCGGAAATGAACCTGCGCCGCCGCTACCTGCGCGACCGCGTCATGGTCGCCCTCGTCTACCTGGGCACGCTGCTGGTGCTGCTGCCGCTCGGGTTCATCTTGCTGCACGTCTTCACCCAGGGGATCGGCGCCCTCGACTGGGCCTTCTTCACCCAGCCGCCCGCCCCGCCGGGCGAGGGCGGCGGGGGCATGTTACCGGCGATCGTGGGCACCTTCGTCATCGACCTGATGGCGCTGGCCATGGGCGGCCTGCTGGGGTTGGGCGGGGGCGTGCTCATGGCCGAGTACCCCGACCACCCGCTGAACCGGCCGCTGCGGCTGGTGGCCAACGTGCTCGGCGGCGTACCCGCGATCCTCATGGGGCTGTTCGCCTTCGTTCTCGTCGTCGAGCCCATGGGCGGGTTCTCGGCCTTTTCGGGCGCGGTGGCCCTGGCCATCCTGATGATCCCCATCATCATGCGCGCCACCGAGGAGGTGCTGCGCATCCTGCCCTGGGAGCTGCGCGAGGCGGGCCTGGCCCTGGGGCTGCCCCGCTGGCGGGTGACGCTCAGCCTCATCCTGCCCGCGGCCAAGGGCGGCATCGTCACCGGGCTGCTGCTGGCGCTGGCGCGGGCCGCCGGGGAGGCGGCGCCGCTGCTCTTCACCGCCTTCGGCAACCCCTTCCTCTCCTTCGACCCGCTGGGGCCGATGGACAGCCTGCCCCTGAAGATCTACGTCTACGCCATCTCGCCCTACGAGGACTGGATCCGTCAGGCCTGGGGCGCGGCGCTGCTGCTGGCGCTCTTGCTGATGGTGACCAACTACCTGGCGCGCCGGGCGATGCGCCGGAGCTGAGAGGAGTGCCCGTGGAACCCTTGCGGATGGAGACCCAGAACCTGACCGTCCACTACGGCAAGAGCGCCGGCGTGAAGAACGTCAGCCTCCCCGTGCACGACCGCAAGATCACCGCGCTCATCGGTCCTTCGGGTTGCGGCAAGACCACCTTCCTGCGCGCCCTCAACCGCATGCACGACCTCAACCCGATCGTGCGCATCGAGGGCCGGGTGCTGCTTGACGGCGAGGACCTCTACGCCCCCGGGGTGGACCCGGTGGCGATCCGCCGGCGCGTGGGGATGGTCTTCCAGCGGCCCACCCCCTTTCCTACGATGAGCATCTTCGAGAACGTCGTCGCCGGCCTCAGGCTGGTGGGGGTGAGGGACCGGGAGCGCCTGATGGCCGTGGCCGAGCGCTCGCTGCGGGCCGCGGCGCTTTGGGACGAGGTCAAGAACCGGCTGAACGAGCCCGCGGTGGGGCTCTCGGGCGGGCAGCAGCAGCGCATCTCGATCGCGCGGGCGCTCGCCGTCGAACCCGAGGTGTTGCTCATGGACGAGCCCACGAGCGCCCTCGACCCCATCTCCACCCAGGCCATCGAGGACCTGCTCGCGGGCCTCAAGGAGCAGGTCACGATCGTGATCGTGACCCACAACATGCAGCAGGCCGCGCGCGTATCCGACTACACCGCCTTCTTCCTGAACGGCGACATGATCGAGTACGGACCCACCGAGAAGCTGTTCACCAACCCCGCGGACCCGCGCACCGAGGCCTACATCACCGGGCGGTTCGGCTGATGACCGAGGTGCACCTGATCCGCCACGCCCGCGCGCAGCCGCGGCGTGAAGGCCTGCCCGACGGTGAGCGCGCCCTCACCGCGGCCGGCGAGGCGCAGGCGGAGCGGCTGCGGGCGGCGCTCGAGCGCCTGGAGGTCCGCTACGCCCTGCTCTGGACCAGCCCGCTCCTGCGCGCCCGCCAGACCGCCGACCACCTGGCCCCGCTGGCCGAGGTGGTGGCCGAGGAGCCGGCGCTGGCGGGCGGCTGGGGGCCGGAGCTGCTCGAACGCCTGCTGGTGCGCGGGAAGACCGTGGCCGTGGTGGCCCACGAGCCCGAGCTGAGCCGGGTCGCCGCGGAGCTGCTCGCGGGGGACCCGGAGCGCGCGGCGACGTTCGCCTTCAAGAAGTCGGGGCTGCTGGCGCTGCGGATGCGGACGGGCGGGGCCGAACTGCGCTACCTGCTCACCCCCGGGGTGCTGCGCCGGCTGCTATAGGCTCTGGACCGCGAGCCGCAGCCCGAAGGCGCGCTCGAAGAGCGCGCCGTCCTTCTGGGCCTCCCAGACCTCGACCCAGGGATTCTCGGGGCCGCCCACGCGCAGGGTGACCGTGTCCGCGCCGACCTCGACCTCCAGCCGCCGCACCCGGCCGCTGCGACCGCGCTCCAGGTGCTCGGCGAGCCGCAGGATCGCCGCCAGCCGCACGAGCCGCTCGGCGTCGCCGGGCTCGAGCACCGCCGCGAGCGCGCCGGGCCGGGGGCGGCCCTTGCGGTGGTAGCGCACCAGCAGGGCCAAGAGCGCCTGCTCGCGGTGGCTCCAGCCGGCCAGGGTGTGCTGCAGCACCAGGTAGGCGCCGTGCTTGTGGTGGTCGTAGAAGTCGATGGCCAGGCCGACGTCGTGCAGCCGCGCGGCGGCGTCGAGGAGGCGGGCGTCGCCTTCGCCCAGCCTGAACCGCGGCGCCAGCGCCGCGAAGAGCCGCGCCGCCAGGTCGCGTACACTCTGGGTATGCGCTGCGGGTTGGGGGAAACGGGCCTCGAGGCTGGCGAGGTGGAGTTCGCGCACGCACGCCGGCCGGTGCGGCGGCGGCAGAAAGTGCCGGAAGAAGGCGCCCTCGCGCACGCCCAGCCCCGAGATCCACAGGCCGGGGAGGGCGGCCTCTTGCAGCAGGGTGCGGTAGACCAGGGCCCCGGCGACGATCACGTCGGCGCGGTCGGGCGAGAGGCCGGGCACCCGCCGCCGCTGCGCGGCGCGCAGGCCCAGCAGGCGTTCGCTCAGCTCGTCCAGGTCGGCGGCGCTCAGGAAGTAGCCGTGCAGCCGCTCGAGCGGGTAGCGGCGGGCGCGCTGCACCGCCCGCGCCAGGTTGCGCACCGTGCCGCCCATGGCCACCAGCGGCAGGGGGCGCGCGCGCAGCTCGCCTACGACGTCTTGCAGCCAGCCGCGCACCTCGGCGGCGAGCGCCTCCACCTCGCGCGGCTTCGGGGGGTCGTGGGCGAGGAAGCGCTCGCTGAGCCGCACCGCCCCCAGGGGGTAGGCGGCCCCGCCGGCGAAACCGCGGCCGCGCATCCGGCTCAGCTGGGCGCTGCCACCGCCCAGGTCCACGACCCAGGCGTCTTCGAAGTCGAAGCCGGCGGCCACGGCCAGCACCCCGTAGCGGGCCTCTTCGGTCCCCGAAAGCACCCGCAGCCCGATCCCCATCCGCCGCGCCGGCTCCAGCAGTTCCTGGGCGTTGGCGGCGCTGCGCACCGCGCTGGTGGCGAAGGCGTCGATCCGCTCCAGGCCGGTGGCGCGGGCGTAGTCCTGCACCGCGGCCAGGAAGCCCAGCGCCCGCCAGGCGGCCTCGGGCGCGATCCGGCCCGTGGTCGCGAGCCCCTGCCCCAGCCGTACCGGCTCGCGCAGCTCGTCGACGAGGCGGTAGTGGTGGCCGGGTTCGTAGGCGTAGACGACGAGCCGGGCCGTCCCCGAACCCAGGTCCACGATCCCCACCCGTTCCATGCCCCACCCTACCGCGCGGAGGAGCGGTGAAGCTCGGCCGCGAACGCTCCTGGTTCCGCTTCAACCAGCGGGTGCTGCTCACCGCCCGCCGCGACGACGTGCCGCTGCTCGAGAAGCTGCGCTACCTGGCCATCTTCGCCGCCAACACCGACGAGTTCTTCTCCGCCCGGGTCTACCGCCTCTTCCGGGCCTCGCGCGAGCGTCCGCGGGTGCCCCGCGAGTACCGCACCCTCCTGGCCGAGGTGCAGGCCTACGTGCGCGAAGCCCGCGAGCTCTTCGGGGAGTTGCGGCCCCGGCTCGAGGCCGCGGGGCTGCGGCTGCTCGAGCCGCAGCAGCTCAGCGCCACCGAGGCCCGCTACTTCGGGGCCTACCTGGCCGAGGAGGTGGCCCCCAAGACCGACCTGCTCGACGCCGCCCAGGTGCACGACCTTTCCTCGGGGGCGCTCTACTTCGCGGCCGGGCACCGGCGGCTGCGCTACCTGCTGCGGCAGCCGGAGCAGCGGCGCTTCCTACCGGTGCCCGGGCGCCCCGGCGCCTTCGTGCGGCTGGGGGCGCTGGTGCGGGCGCGCAGCGACCTCTTTCTGCCCGAGCCGATGCCGATGTACGAGCTGCGCCTGACCCGCATCGCCCAGCTCGAGGCCGCGCGCATGGACTGGGAGGAGCTGCCGCTGGCTTTGGAAACGCGGCTCGACGGCGCCCCCAGCCGCCTCGAGCTGGAGGCGGGCTTTCCCTGGCGCACCGCCCTCGCCCGCAGCCTGGAACTCCTCGACGACGAGGTCTTCGAGCAGCCCCCTCCGCTCGACCTGCGCGCCCTCTTCGAGCTCGCGGACCTGGACCTTCCCGGGCTGCGCTTCCCCCCGCTGCGCCCGCGGCGGCGGCGCGGCTTCGCGCGCGACCCCTTCGCCTGCCTGCGCGGGCGCGACGTCACCCTCTACCACCCCCGGGACGACTTCGGCCAGGTGGTCGGCTTCGCCCGCGCGGCGGCGCGCGACCCCGGGGTGCGCCGCCTCCGCGCCACGCTCTACCGGGTGGGCCGCGAGAACCCCATCCTGGACGCGCTCATCGAGGCCGCCGACCGCGGCAAGGAGGTGGAGGTGCTGCTCGAGGGGCGGGCCCGTTTCGACGAGCTGGTCAACCTCTACTGGCGGCTGCACTTCGAGGGGCACGGGGTGCGGGTCCTCGACTACCCGCCCGGGGCCAAGGTGCACGCCAAGCTCTTCCTCGCCGAGGCCGACCACGGCGTCTACGCCCACCTGGGCACCGGAAACTACAACCCCAAGAACGGCCGCCTCTACACCGACCTTTCCTACTTCACCGCCCGCCCGCAGCTGACCGCCGACGTCGCCGCCTACTTCGACGCCCTGGCCGCGGGGCGGACGCCGCAGCTCAAAACCCTGGCCAGCGGGGCCGCCGCCCGCGAACGGCTGCTCGCCAAGATCGCCGCGGTGGCGCGCGACCGCGGTGAGGTCATCGTCAAGGCGAACCACCTCACCGACGCGCGGCTGCTGCGCGCGCTGGCGCGGGCCGCCGACCGCGGGGCGCGGGTGCGTCTCCTGGTGCGCTCCACGCTCACCCTGCTGCATCCGCGCTTCGAGGCCGTCAGCCTGGTGGGCCGCTTCCTCGAGCACGCCCGCCTCGCCGCCTTCAGGACCGCGGGGGGCTGGGAGGTGTGGGCCTCGAGCGCCGACTGGATGGAGCGCAACTTCGACCGCCGGCTCGAGGTCTTCTTCCCGGTCGTCGACGGCGAGGCCCGCCGGCGGCTGCTGCGGCTGCTGCGCGCCCAGTTCGCCGACGACGTGAACGCCTTCGTTCTCGCGGCCGACGGCAGCCAGCGGCCCCGCTGGGCCGGGAACCGCGACAGCCAGCGAAGGCTTCTCTAGAGGGGAAGGGGATCGCATGTATACAATACGGAAAATGCGCGGACCCTGGGTGCCTGTTCTGATCGTCGTGCTCCTGCTGTTGCTGGGGTACTGGACCGAGTCCATGACCTTCGGCGCCTTCGCCGTCTTCATGGCCGCCTGGTTCTGGGGCGGCCTCGCCGGCTTGGGGGCCGCCGCGGTCGCCTGGCTGATGTACCTGGGGCACGGCATGTCGGACCGGACGATGCTGCTCGACGCCCTGGGGCTGGCCTTCGTGGCCGCGGGCGGCCACCTGCTCAAGCGCCGCGCCGACGCCCTGGCCCTGCGTCAGGCGCGCATCCGCGGCAGCCTGCGGGCCATCCTGCACGCTTCCAAGCGGGTGGCCCGCTTCGAGGACCCCGACGAGCTGTTGCGGCGGGCGCCGCGCTTCTTCGAGGAGGGTCCGGCGCGCGGGGCCTGCGTGCTCCGCGTCGAGGGCGACGAGATCCGCGTCGAGTCGGGCGACTGCCGTCCCGAGGAGTGGCGCGAGCCGCTGCTGCGCGCCAGCCAGGGCGACGAACCCCTCTACCTCGACGGCGGCGGTCGCGGCCCCTACCGCTTCCTGGTGCCCATGTGCGACCGCTACGTGCTCTGCGTCGAGCCGGCGGGCCCGCTGGAAGAGGACGAGCGCGACCTGATCACCGCCTTCGCCAACCTGGTCTGCCTGGTGCGCCGGCGGCTGCAGGAAAACCGCGAGGCGGAGCAGTTCAGCCGCCTCATGACCGCGCTGGCCTCCAGCCGCAGCCTGAGCGAGGCCTCGGAGAAGGTGATCCAGCTGCTGCTGCCGGTGCTGGGGGCCAGCTCCGGCCTGGTGGTCATCTTCCGCGGGGGGCGTTTCGAGCCGCTGGCCATGGTGGGCCGGGTCCCCGCGGCCGAGCGCGAGCTGCTGGAGAACGGCCTGCCCGCCGGCTGGGGCGGGGTCTGGCGCAGCTACATCCAGCGCCGCCCGCTCTTCATCGAAGACTACGGGGCCTTCGACCTCAAGGTCGACTCGGTCTACGAGGCCGGGGTCCAGTCGCTGGCCTTCCTGCCGGTTTCCGGCGAACGGCGCGCCCGCATCGTCCTGGTCATTCAGGACGACAAGGTGCGCAGCTGGGAGGACGAGGAGCGCGAATTCCTGGTCCTGGTGGCCCGCGGCCTGGGATTGATGGCCGAGCAGTTCCTGACCCGCGAGCGCATGAACGACCTTTTGCAGCTCGAGCGCGAGGTCTTCGACTCGCCCATCGAACTGGCCTACGACCGCCTGCTGGCCTATGCGGTCCGCCTGGTGCCCGGGGGCGAGGCCGGCAGCCTGCTGGTGCGCACCCCCGAAGACGACTTCCGCTACACCGCCTCCCTGGGCTACGAGCAGGAAGGGCTGAAGAAGATCCGCTTCAGCCTCGAGGACGTGCGCGACGTCTGGTACGGCGCCGGCGAGGAGGCCTGGCTTCGCGGCGAGCCCCGCGTCTTCTCCGCGGTGGAGCAGGACATCGCCGAGGTGAGCTACAAGACCGCGCCCATCGAGGTCATCGACCAGGCGGGCCGGGTGCGCGAGATCAAGGCCAACCTCTGCCTTCCGATCGTCTACCAGGGGGAGGTGCTGGCCGTCCTCAACATCGAGTCCTTCTCCGACCCCGAGGCCTTCGACGACGAGTCGGTCGAGGCGGCGCGTGTCTTCGCACAGCAGGCGGCGCTGCTGCTGCACGAGCAGCACTACCGCAACCTGCTCGAGCGGGCGGCGCACACCGACCCCCTCACCGGGCTGCCCAACCGCCGCGCCTTCGACGAGGAGTTCGCGGTGATGTGGCAGAGCGCCGAGCGCTACGGCTACCCCCTCTCGGTGCTGGTCATGGACCTGAGCCGCTTCAAGGAGATCAACGACCGCTACGGCCACGCCGCCGGCGACCAGGTGCTCGTGCGGGTGGGGCGGGTGCTCAGCGAGATCACCCGCAACGGCGACCGGATCTTCCGCTGGGGCGGGGACGAGTTCGCGGTGCTGATGCCGCACACGGTGTTGCTGGGCGCGGTGCGGGCGGCGGAGCGCTACGCCCGCGCCATCGAGCAGGTCTGCGTTGAGACGACCTGCGTTGGGGTGAACATCGGGGCCGCGGCCTTTCCCGAGGACACCCGCGACCCGGCCGAGCTGATCAAGCTGGCCGACGCGCGCATGTACCAGGCCAAGCGCTCGGGTTTGGTGGTCGAGCCCCGCTCCTAGCCCCGCCAGCGGTACCGTCCGCACGTGTTGTTCGCCCCCACCCCCTCGCCACCGGCCGCTTCCCTCGTCGCCCCGGCGCCGGCCGGGGTCCAAGACCCCTCCGGGGGTCGGGGTGGAGGCGCGGCACCGGCGGCGGAAGGTTGCCCACGCCCTCCCCCTCGGCGAGGGCCGGCGTGGCATAGGGAAAGCGGCCCGTGGCCTGCAGGAACCCGTTATGGCGCCGTTCCCACCTCCCACCTCCCACCTCCTAAACCCTATTCACCACCGACCACGCACTACGCACAGCACACCGCGTACTGCCCGCTGCCTCCCCGCGGGGAGGACGGAAGGGGATCGGCGGCTCAAGAGCTCTAAAATCAAGCCCGCGCCTCCGGCGGCTCCGGGAACGGCGCCCCGGGAGGTTGCGGCTAGACGGCGGCGGGTTCTTCGATCTTGATCAGCCTGCCGTCGCGCAGGTGCAGCACCCGCTCGGCGCGGGCGGCAATCTCCAGGTCGTGGGTGACGAGGACGAGCCGGCGCTCGCCGGCGGCGTGCTCCAGCAGCAGGTCGAGCACCTTGTGACCGGCGGCGGAGTCGAGGTTGCCCGTAGGTTCGTCGGCGAAGAGCACCGCGGGCTCGAGCGCCAGGGCGCGGGCGATGGCCACGCGCTGCTGTTCGCCCCCGGAGAGCTGGTTGGGGCGGTGGTGGGCGCGGTCCGCCAGCCCCACCTGCTCGAGCAGCGCCAGCGCCCGCTCGCGCCGCTCGTTCGCCTTCACCCCCGCGAGCAGCAGGGGAAAGGCGACGTTCTCGAGGGCCGTCAGGGTGGGCAGCAGGTTCCAGCTCTGGAAGACGAACCCCGCCTGCTCGAGCCGCACCCCGGCGCGCTCGTCCTCGCCCAGGCGGTCGAGGCGGGCGCCCCCCAGCTCGACCTCGCCCTCGGTGGGCAGGTCGAAGCCGGCGAGCAGGTTGAGCAGCGTCGTCTTGCCGGAGCCGCTGGGCCCCACCACGGCCGTCGGTCCGGGGGGGAAGTCGTAGCTGAACCCTTCCAGGGCGGTCACGGTGACGCTGCCCTGGCGGTAGCGCTTGGTCAGGTTCTCCGCGCGCAGCATCAGACCCTCCCCAGGGCTTCGGTCACGGGAATGCGGCTGGCTCCCCGCGCCGGCAGCAGGCCCGCCACCAGCCCCAGCACCAGCGCGACCGCCATCGAAAACAGCGCCAGCCGCGGGGTGACCGCCGAGAGGGCGAGCCCCACCGCCTCTTGGGTGTAGGCGTTGATCGCCGCCGAGCCGAGCACGCCCGCGAGCACGCCCGCCAGGCCGCCGGCCAGCGCCAGGAAGAGGGCTTCCGACAGCACCAGGCCGAAGATGAAGCGGCGGCGCGCGCCGATGGCGCGCATCACTCCGAACTCGCGGGTGCGCTCGTAGACGCTCATCATCACGGTGTTGGCGACGAGCAGCCCGCCCACCACCAGCGCCACCAGGCTGATGCCGAAGCGGATCAGGTCGCCGATGCGCAGCGAGCGCTCGGCGAATTTGAGGGCCTCGTTGGTGCTCTGGGCGTCGATGCCGGGAATGGCCGCCTCCAGCTTCCGGGCCACCTCTTCGACCTTGGTGTCGGGGTCGAGGAGGATCATGAAGACGCCGTAGTTCTTGGTGCCCAGGACCTGCTGCAGCGTTTTGAGCGGCACGAAGATGAGGCTGTCGACCAGCCCGCTCGCGGGCTCGAGGATCCCCACCACCGGCACGGTGACCTCGCGGCTCAGCCGCAGCGGCTTGCCCAGCGTCAGCCGGCTCAGCTCGGCCTTCTTCGCCCCCACCACCGCGCCGTCGGGGTGGGGGTCGAGCCGGCCCGCGGCCGCCTTGGCCGGCGGGTAGAAGTCGCGCGGGTCCGCGCCTTCGGGCAGGCCGTGGAAGATGAAGCTCGACGTCGGGTCGAACCCGCCGCGGACCAGCATCACCGAGGGGATGATCTTGCGGATGCCCAGCTCGGGGGCCAGGGCCTTGATCTGGTCGAGCATCTCTGGAGGCAGCTCGGGCTGGGGCGGGCTGAAGACGTCGGTGCCCTCGGCCACCACCCGGATCTGGGGGCCGAAGTTGCCCATCTCGCTGACGAGCGCCTGACGCAGCCCCTCGCCAAACGAGAGGAAGAGCACCATCGAGGCCGTGGCCACGGCGATGCCCAGCCAGGTGAAGAGGCTGCGGGTGAAGCGTGCGGTCAGGTTGCGCCAGACCAAAAGAACGAGTTCCACGCGGCCGAGTCTAGCCCAGGAGCGCGTGAATAAAAGTAGAGCGCGGTATAATCCCGCTGATGACGACCGCCGAGATCCGCGAAAAATACCTGCGTTTCTTCGAGGAGAAGGGGCACCTGCGGCTGCCGCCCTTCAGCCTCATTCCCGAAGACGACCCCACCCTGCTCTTCATCGTCGCCGGCATGGCGCCGCTCAAACCCTACTTCATGGGAGCCAGGCCGGTCTTTCCCGGGCACGAGGGCGAGCACCGCCGGGTGGTCACCTGCCAGAAGTGCCTGCGCGTCGGCGACATCGAGAACGTCGGGCGCACCGCCCGTCACAACACCTTCTTCGAGATGCTCGGCAACTTCTCCTTCGGCGACTACTTCAAGAAGGAGGCCATCGCCTGGGCCTGGGAGTTCGTGACCGACCCCAAATGGCTGGGGCTCGATCCCGAGCGCCTCTACGTCACCGTCTACAAGGACGACGACGAGGCCTACGCCATCTGGCGCGACGAGGTGGGGGTGCCCGAGGAGCGGATCAGCCGCTGGGACGAGGACGAGAACTTCTGGCCCGCCAACGCGATCAGCGAGGGCCCCAACGGCCCCTGCGGCCCCTGCAGCGAGATCTTCTACGACCGCGGC
The DNA window shown above is from Oceanithermus desulfurans and carries:
- a CDS encoding sensor domain-containing diguanylate cyclase, with translation MRGPWVPVLIVVLLLLLGYWTESMTFGAFAVFMAAWFWGGLAGLGAAAVAWLMYLGHGMSDRTMLLDALGLAFVAAGGHLLKRRADALALRQARIRGSLRAILHASKRVARFEDPDELLRRAPRFFEEGPARGACVLRVEGDEIRVESGDCRPEEWREPLLRASQGDEPLYLDGGGRGPYRFLVPMCDRYVLCVEPAGPLEEDERDLITAFANLVCLVRRRLQENREAEQFSRLMTALASSRSLSEASEKVIQLLLPVLGASSGLVVIFRGGRFEPLAMVGRVPAAERELLENGLPAGWGGVWRSYIQRRPLFIEDYGAFDLKVDSVYEAGVQSLAFLPVSGERRARIVLVIQDDKVRSWEDEEREFLVLVARGLGLMAEQFLTRERMNDLLQLEREVFDSPIELAYDRLLAYAVRLVPGGEAGSLLVRTPEDDFRYTASLGYEQEGLKKIRFSLEDVRDVWYGAGEEAWLRGEPRVFSAVEQDIAEVSYKTAPIEVIDQAGRVREIKANLCLPIVYQGEVLAVLNIESFSDPEAFDDESVEAARVFAQQAALLLHEQHYRNLLERAAHTDPLTGLPNRRAFDEEFAVMWQSAERYGYPLSVLVMDLSRFKEINDRYGHAAGDQVLVRVGRVLSEITRNGDRIFRWGGDEFAVLMPHTVLLGAVRAAERYARAIEQVCVETTCVGVNIGAAAFPEDTRDPAELIKLADARMYQAKRSGLVVEPRS
- a CDS encoding ABC transporter ATP-binding protein is translated as MLRAENLTKRYRQGSVTVTALEGFSYDFPPGPTAVVGPSGSGKTTLLNLLAGFDLPTEGEVELGGARLDRLGEDERAGVRLEQAGFVFQSWNLLPTLTALENVAFPLLLAGVKANERRERALALLEQVGLADRAHHRPNQLSGGEQQRVAIARALALEPAVLFADEPTGNLDSAAGHKVLDLLLEHAAGERRLVLVTHDLEIAARAERVLHLRDGRLIKIEEPAAV
- a CDS encoding ABC transporter permease, encoding MELVLLVWRNLTARFTRSLFTWLGIAVATASMVLFLSFGEGLRQALVSEMGNFGPQIRVVAEGTDVFSPPQPELPPEMLDQIKALAPELGIRKIIPSVMLVRGGFDPTSSFIFHGLPEGADPRDFYPPAKAAAGRLDPHPDGAVVGAKKAELSRLTLGKPLRLSREVTVPVVGILEPASGLVDSLIFVPLKTLQQVLGTKNYGVFMILLDPDTKVEEVARKLEAAIPGIDAQSTNEALKFAERSLRIGDLIRFGISLVALVVGGLLVANTVMMSVYERTREFGVMRAIGARRRFIFGLVLSEALFLALAGGLAGVLAGVLGSAAINAYTQEAVGLALSAVTPRLALFSMAVALVLGLVAGLLPARGASRIPVTEALGRV